A genomic region of Myxococcaceae bacterium contains the following coding sequences:
- a CDS encoding 4Fe-4S binding protein, whose product MTFVVTDNCQRCRFTDCVSVCPVDCFYGDAEQLYINPDECIDCGACEPECPVSAIYDESNLPPEKQFWLAINAERAGQCENITQKQDPLPTAEQRKKELGFE is encoded by the coding sequence ATGACGTTTGTAGTGACCGATAATTGTCAGCGTTGCCGTTTTACCGACTGCGTGTCGGTGTGCCCTGTGGACTGTTTTTATGGAGACGCCGAACAGCTCTACATCAATCCAGACGAATGCATTGACTGCGGAGCCTGTGAGCCTGAATGTCCAGTAAGCGCTATTTACGACGAATCCAATCTTCCGCCCGAAAAACAGTTCTGGTTAGCCATCAACGCTGAGCGGGCTGGGCAATGCGAAAATATCACCCAAAAGCAAGATCCGCTCCCGACAGCTGAGCAACGCAAAAAAGAACTTGGGTTTGAATAG
- the gyrB gene encoding DNA topoisomerase (ATP-hydrolyzing) subunit B yields MNTSYDASSIKILEGLEAVRKRPGMYIGDTDDGSGLHHMVFEVVDNSVDESLAGHCDTVTVTIHEDESISVEDNGRGIPVDMHESGKPACEVIMCVLHAGGKFDQNSYKVSGGLHGVGISVVNALSEELTLQIKRNGKLHQQRFSRGDPVSELEIIGDADTTGTKIRFKPDGQIFNNINFHFDILAGRLREQAFLNRGLSVKIIDERSGKDKDFLFKEGIKEFVQYLNKNNSALHKEPVCISGSKPMGEDVRGPECTVDIAIQWNDSYQEHVFCFTNNIKNGDGGAHLAGFRGALTRTLNNYVNRVFQKQVGKAVLSGEDMREGLTAVVAVKLPDPKFSSQTKDKLVSSEVKSVVESLVSEQLMGWLDEHPTEAKLICQKVIEAARAREAARKAREITRRKGVLDGLGLPGKLADCQEKDPALCELFVVEGDSAGGSAKSGRDRRSQAILPLRGKILNVEKARFDKMLSSQEIITLITALGTGIGPDEFDASKVRYHKIVLMTDADVDGSHIRTLLLTFFYRQMRELVERGYLYIAQPPLYKVQKGKKEHYLKDNDALERFLVHHMLESLEVHSQEGLIAQTELQKGITALYAYQRMLERIRKRQEPRIVDALVRAVKIESLEINLEALSHHVMHHSPEIMPVQTHLSEQGLAITSLHNGAPIETLINDAWLKSIELRELKRLAMQIEILGSGPYRVVRNQGDFEAKSIFELADYLDQIARKGQTIQRYKGLGEMNPAQLWETTMEPTHRTLLQVKIEDAVEADEAFSALMGDEVEPRRIFIENAALDVVNLDI; encoded by the coding sequence ATGAATACCAGCTATGATGCGTCTTCTATTAAAATCTTAGAAGGTTTGGAAGCGGTTCGAAAAAGACCTGGAATGTACATCGGGGATACGGACGACGGTTCCGGTTTACATCACATGGTTTTCGAAGTGGTGGATAACTCAGTGGATGAATCGCTTGCAGGCCACTGCGATACCGTCACCGTCACGATTCATGAAGATGAGAGCATCAGCGTAGAAGATAACGGCCGAGGTATTCCGGTCGACATGCACGAATCGGGAAAACCGGCTTGCGAAGTCATTATGTGTGTATTGCACGCGGGGGGCAAGTTTGATCAAAATTCATACAAGGTCTCTGGAGGTCTGCACGGAGTCGGCATTAGCGTGGTAAACGCGCTGAGCGAAGAATTGACTCTGCAAATTAAACGCAACGGCAAGCTTCACCAGCAACGCTTCAGCCGAGGAGATCCTGTTTCAGAGCTTGAGATCATTGGCGATGCGGATACAACCGGAACAAAAATCCGTTTTAAACCGGATGGTCAGATTTTTAACAATATTAATTTTCACTTTGATATTTTGGCCGGTCGTCTCAGAGAACAGGCTTTCTTAAATCGAGGGCTCTCTGTCAAAATCATCGATGAACGAAGCGGAAAAGACAAAGATTTTCTATTTAAAGAGGGCATCAAAGAGTTTGTTCAGTATTTAAATAAAAACAACTCAGCCCTTCACAAAGAGCCTGTTTGCATTTCCGGTTCAAAACCAATGGGTGAAGATGTTCGCGGGCCAGAATGCACCGTCGATATTGCCATCCAATGGAACGACTCGTACCAAGAACATGTATTTTGCTTCACCAACAACATCAAGAACGGGGATGGCGGAGCCCATTTGGCCGGATTCCGAGGCGCGCTGACCCGAACTTTGAATAATTACGTCAACCGCGTATTTCAAAAACAAGTGGGAAAAGCGGTCTTATCTGGGGAAGATATGCGTGAGGGTCTAACGGCTGTAGTCGCCGTTAAACTTCCTGATCCGAAGTTTAGCTCTCAGACGAAAGACAAACTGGTATCCTCAGAAGTCAAAAGTGTTGTCGAAAGCTTGGTTTCCGAACAACTCATGGGTTGGTTGGACGAACATCCAACGGAAGCTAAACTCATTTGTCAAAAAGTGATCGAAGCGGCGCGGGCTCGAGAAGCCGCTCGAAAAGCCCGAGAAATCACGCGTCGAAAAGGCGTCTTAGACGGTTTGGGTTTGCCCGGTAAACTCGCGGACTGCCAAGAGAAAGATCCCGCTTTGTGCGAACTGTTTGTTGTGGAAGGGGATTCTGCAGGCGGTTCCGCTAAAAGTGGACGTGATCGCCGTTCACAAGCCATTTTGCCATTGAGAGGCAAAATTTTGAACGTTGAAAAAGCACGCTTTGACAAAATGCTCTCCAGTCAGGAAATCATCACCCTGATCACAGCACTGGGAACCGGCATTGGGCCCGACGAATTCGATGCTTCGAAAGTTCGCTATCATAAAATTGTCTTGATGACCGATGCAGATGTGGACGGAAGCCACATCCGAACTCTGCTTTTGACTTTTTTCTATCGCCAAATGCGTGAATTGGTCGAGCGTGGCTATCTGTATATCGCTCAGCCTCCGCTTTATAAAGTTCAAAAAGGCAAAAAAGAACACTATTTGAAAGACAACGATGCTCTCGAGCGATTTTTAGTCCATCATATGCTGGAGTCCTTAGAGGTACATTCTCAAGAAGGCCTCATCGCTCAAACCGAACTTCAGAAAGGGATTACCGCTCTTTATGCCTATCAGCGCATGCTTGAGCGAATTCGCAAACGACAAGAACCTCGTATCGTCGATGCCCTCGTCCGTGCAGTTAAAATTGAAAGCCTAGAAATCAATCTGGAAGCTCTGTCTCATCACGTTATGCATCACTCACCCGAAATTATGCCCGTACAGACTCATCTGTCCGAGCAAGGGCTCGCGATCACCAGCTTGCACAATGGAGCTCCGATTGAGACGCTCATCAACGATGCCTGGCTCAAAAGCATCGAACTGCGAGAACTGAAACGGCTTGCCATGCAAATTGAGATTTTGGGAAGCGGGCCCTATCGCGTTGTTCGAAACCAAGGTGATTTTGAAGCAAAGTCGATTTTTGAACTGGCCGATTACCTTGACCAAATCGCTCGCAAAGGCCAAACCATCCAGCGCTACAAAGGTCTCGGAGAGATGAACCCGGCACAGCTTTGGGAAACAACCATGGAGCCAACGCATCGAACGCTGCTCCAAGTTAAAATCGAAGATGCCGTGGAAGCAGATGAAGCCTTTTCTGCCTTGATGGGCGATGAGGTAGAACCACGTCGCATTTTCATTGAAAATGCCGCGTTGGATGTGGTCAATCTTGATATTTAG
- a CDS encoding DUF1566 domain-containing protein: protein MNPIFVSIFFVFALSPNLLAWNLFGHRPAWLQDARSEMARMGQQIRDSVRELKLFSLGSAWVPLTRIGDDYIAQMSQRNNRIKELRREIHRLRQIGKACEAAEEELLRLIELGTLPEKRQERALEMGLDLTDAAPGELSLPVSGEKHSVPGICFIPGAGDPSPQSEPFAGDVGQDLSDPWAPGETNEPFFKRKKPSSKDLILVLRQVLQSPEVGSDQELRNVLSRHLERLLEQTHDDDLEKDQLEMHQQLAQLFNLQGEIDGSVREALTLHVFSFNSVRTQSMRVDPLSRAEDSYPGPRASQDVPALEWSARSSQLMTFEEAEAYAASHSSEGWRLPTIWELEALYQQRSALEEDDQSWYWSNTLVGGYAWLLYFYSGQVESDHMSNVYYVRCVR, encoded by the coding sequence ATGAATCCAATCTTCGTTTCTATTTTTTTTGTTTTTGCCCTGTCTCCCAATTTGTTAGCTTGGAATTTGTTCGGGCATCGTCCTGCTTGGTTGCAAGATGCTAGGTCCGAGATGGCTCGAATGGGTCAGCAGATCCGAGATAGCGTTCGAGAGCTAAAGCTCTTCTCGCTGGGTTCGGCTTGGGTGCCGCTGACTCGCATCGGCGACGACTACATCGCGCAAATGAGCCAGCGCAATAACCGTATCAAAGAACTTCGACGAGAGATTCACCGACTGCGCCAAATCGGCAAGGCTTGTGAGGCAGCAGAAGAAGAGCTCTTGCGACTGATTGAGCTCGGTACTTTGCCTGAGAAACGTCAAGAAAGAGCTTTGGAGATGGGCTTAGACCTGACAGATGCAGCACCGGGCGAATTATCTTTGCCTGTGTCTGGGGAAAAACATTCGGTACCGGGAATATGTTTCATTCCCGGTGCGGGCGACCCATCGCCTCAATCGGAGCCTTTTGCTGGCGATGTGGGCCAGGACTTATCCGATCCTTGGGCTCCTGGGGAGACGAATGAGCCCTTTTTCAAGAGGAAAAAACCTAGTTCGAAAGATCTGATCTTGGTGCTGAGGCAAGTTTTGCAGAGCCCTGAAGTGGGTTCGGATCAGGAACTTCGCAATGTGTTGAGCCGTCATCTTGAACGGCTCTTAGAGCAAACGCATGATGATGATTTGGAAAAGGATCAATTAGAGATGCATCAGCAGCTGGCTCAGCTATTCAATCTGCAAGGCGAGATCGATGGGTCGGTGCGTGAAGCTCTTACCCTCCATGTATTTTCCTTCAATAGCGTTCGCACTCAGTCGATGCGAGTGGATCCGCTGAGTCGAGCAGAAGATAGCTATCCAGGGCCACGCGCATCTCAGGACGTACCTGCCCTGGAATGGAGCGCTCGGAGTTCGCAACTAATGACTTTTGAAGAGGCTGAAGCTTACGCCGCGAGCCACTCATCAGAAGGGTGGAGGTTGCCAACGATTTGGGAATTAGAAGCGCTGTATCAACAACGTAGTGCCTTAGAAGAAGATGACCAATCGTGGTATTGGTCCAATACGCTGGTTGGCGGCTACGCATGGTTGCTTTACTTTTATAGTGGGCAGGTCGAGAGCGACCATATGAGCAATGTTTACTATGTCCGTTGTGTTCGCTGA
- a CDS encoding ATP-binding protein, whose amino-acid sequence MGKTTLMGQLQPDQPLFDLERQSDFSRISYDPEFFLYSEKSPIKIDEAQLLPTLFPALRVAIDKNRKQNGQYLISGSSSPELLSKITETLAGRVALFEVCGFSLAESYSKPVSEFYQAIIQNRPDDLLALKPRYTFEELSAHCLSGGYPEAVTSSDLRFKTLWFENYLETYVKRDVRTLFPGISSETFQRFVRMLATASGQQINFSTFARSLEVSQPTAKNYFRIAEGTFLWRYLESYHSSSMKRALKTPKGYLRDTGLLCHMLGISNISNLRAHPHFGYVWEIFVIEQIVKEFQNQLIKVTPSYYRTQDQAEVDLLLEGPFGLVPIEIKAGMKTELRHLRSLQSFVEQNACPFGLVVNNSLNPSYLSRNIIQIPAGCL is encoded by the coding sequence GTGGGTAAGACGACCCTCATGGGGCAGTTGCAGCCAGATCAGCCACTTTTTGATTTGGAGCGGCAAAGCGATTTCTCTCGAATTTCCTATGATCCTGAGTTTTTTCTGTACAGCGAAAAAAGCCCGATTAAAATTGACGAGGCTCAGCTCCTCCCGACCCTATTCCCAGCTCTACGAGTCGCCATAGACAAAAATCGAAAGCAAAATGGCCAATACTTGATCTCAGGTTCCAGCTCTCCTGAGCTTCTTTCGAAAATTACGGAGACACTCGCAGGTCGAGTAGCTCTCTTTGAGGTGTGCGGGTTTTCACTGGCAGAGTCATACTCAAAGCCTGTCTCTGAATTTTACCAAGCGATCATTCAGAACAGGCCTGATGACTTACTGGCCCTAAAGCCTCGCTACACCTTTGAAGAACTTTCCGCTCATTGCCTCTCGGGCGGCTATCCGGAAGCCGTGACAAGCTCGGATCTCCGCTTTAAGACTTTGTGGTTCGAAAACTACCTTGAAACCTACGTTAAACGAGATGTTCGAACCCTATTCCCAGGCATTTCTTCGGAAACATTTCAGCGATTTGTTCGAATGTTGGCAACTGCATCGGGGCAACAAATTAATTTTTCTACTTTCGCCCGATCCCTGGAGGTTTCCCAACCGACAGCAAAAAACTACTTTAGAATTGCCGAAGGAACCTTTCTCTGGCGCTACCTTGAAAGTTACCATAGCAGTTCTATGAAACGAGCCCTCAAGACTCCAAAGGGATACTTGCGTGACACCGGACTTCTCTGCCACATGCTTGGAATCTCAAACATCAGCAATTTAAGGGCGCATCCGCATTTTGGTTACGTTTGGGAAATATTTGTCATCGAGCAAATCGTCAAAGAATTCCAAAATCAACTCATCAAAGTAACTCCCAGTTACTATCGCACTCAAGATCAAGCAGAAGTCGATTTGCTACTGGAAGGACCGTTTGGCTTAGTTCCGATTGAAATTAAAGCAGGCATGAAAACCGAGCTCCGCCATCTGCGTTCGCTTCAAAGTTTCGTAGAACAAAATGCTTGTCCATTTGGGCTTGTCGTCAACAATTCCCTGAACCCATCCTATCTATCTCGAAATATCATTCAGATCCCGGCAGGTTGCCTCTAG
- a CDS encoding DUF721 domain-containing protein, producing the protein MMDDATRTVYKILKRHFEQSETLLEAWKEAARLAVTELSRAGWPGEELTRDQRAWVRFELERVAQDLSYASDAESLLKFSQLAMASMARLAPKKPTKQREKQRLIDYVKSESLKSGPSEVGAVRAATRYWKHQKQKEQETTYIPPQPENRLLDLLSLPKQAGARLPKQDLRGLILKSSLSELLLKASCFVPELWRPVLGSELSQKMKLVGFFDRGNRVILAEVSSSSVAHDLAFRKPEILARLRKIREFEHVNDLRFSIT; encoded by the coding sequence ATGATGGATGACGCAACGCGAACCGTCTATAAAATTTTGAAACGGCATTTTGAACAAAGTGAAACGTTGTTAGAAGCCTGGAAGGAAGCCGCTCGATTGGCGGTGACGGAGCTTTCTCGGGCGGGTTGGCCTGGAGAGGAATTGACCCGTGACCAAAGAGCCTGGGTTCGGTTTGAGCTGGAACGGGTAGCGCAGGATCTTTCGTATGCGAGCGATGCCGAGTCTCTCTTGAAATTTTCGCAACTGGCTATGGCCAGCATGGCTCGGCTGGCACCGAAAAAACCCACGAAGCAGCGAGAAAAGCAGCGTTTGATAGACTACGTCAAGTCGGAGAGCCTAAAAAGTGGTCCTTCGGAAGTGGGGGCTGTGCGCGCGGCAACGCGCTACTGGAAGCATCAAAAGCAGAAAGAACAGGAGACCACTTACATCCCTCCTCAACCGGAGAATCGATTGCTGGACCTCCTATCTTTGCCCAAACAAGCAGGAGCCCGGCTTCCTAAACAAGATCTTCGCGGTTTAATCCTAAAAAGCTCTTTGTCGGAACTTCTGCTCAAAGCAAGCTGTTTTGTTCCTGAGCTTTGGCGGCCGGTTTTGGGCTCGGAATTAAGCCAAAAGATGAAATTAGTCGGTTTTTTCGACCGAGGAAATCGGGTGATTTTGGCAGAAGTATCATCGTCTTCCGTAGCGCATGATTTGGCGTTTCGAAAACCTGAGATTTTAGCCCGATTAAGGAAAATTCGCGAGTTTGAGCACGTCAACGATCTGCGCTTTTCGATTACTTAA
- a CDS encoding UvrD-helicase domain-containing protein, producing MNFEKLLSPSQYLAATTLDAPICILAGAGTGKTRVITHRIAYLVSQGVEPESILGLTFTNKAAGEMRERVDHLLPGMGRRVELGTFHSLGAKWLRQYGHFVEVSPSFVIYDSNDSEKILKELALNAMNLSKDYLSFYEAQIDSWQNEGLHPEQVDSRNDQRLMRARELYRLYNKRLQAAGALDFNSILIKVRDLTQKPEAIAALQKRFRHILVDEYQDTNAVQSEIVYALGKSADSVAIVGDDDQSIYGWRGAKPYNLEEFLTRMPGTQLIKLEENYRSTSAILNAANAIISNNDRRLGKTLISKAGAGQLVRVIRTTSDRYEADLVIHQIEHRVRQGRNLNDIAILMRANAQSRPFEEALRFAQLPYRLVGGVKFYDRKEIKDILSILRTAVNPKSDLDLVRALLGTKQGVGATSVSKAQSHAAVLEISLFEVFRSSEKLAHAGLSKKTAEKIVAFSKALEELGQASLNAAQAIQRALDISGREEKIEEERLENLEQLISAAQQYVEDCEVYDQDPSILGFLENAALLSSVDEMNNREHTYGAVTLMTLHAAKGLEFHTVYMVGMEEYGFPHARALEDTAKPDDLEEERRLAYVGMTRAREELILTYATRRLIRGQIKGRAPSRFLRELPKDWVTGDLPYQTFS from the coding sequence ATGAATTTTGAAAAACTTTTAAGCCCAAGCCAATATTTAGCGGCCACGACTCTTGATGCCCCCATTTGCATTCTTGCAGGGGCAGGCACCGGAAAGACTCGAGTGATTACACACCGGATCGCCTATCTGGTCTCTCAAGGAGTTGAGCCCGAATCGATTTTGGGACTCACTTTTACCAACAAAGCCGCGGGTGAAATGCGCGAGCGAGTCGATCATCTTTTGCCCGGCATGGGGCGGCGCGTAGAACTTGGAACTTTTCACAGCTTAGGTGCCAAATGGCTTCGGCAATATGGGCACTTTGTCGAAGTATCTCCAAGTTTTGTGATTTACGATTCCAACGACAGCGAAAAAATTTTGAAAGAGCTGGCCCTGAACGCCATGAATCTCTCAAAGGACTATTTGTCGTTTTACGAAGCACAAATCGACTCTTGGCAAAACGAAGGTCTGCACCCAGAGCAAGTGGATTCCCGCAATGACCAACGCTTGATGCGCGCTCGCGAACTCTACCGCCTTTACAACAAGCGTTTGCAAGCAGCGGGAGCTCTTGATTTTAACTCGATCTTAATCAAAGTCCGCGATCTGACGCAAAAACCGGAAGCCATCGCTGCTCTGCAAAAGCGGTTTCGCCATATTCTAGTCGATGAGTACCAAGATACGAACGCCGTTCAATCTGAAATCGTCTACGCCCTTGGCAAAAGTGCTGATAGCGTGGCAATCGTTGGAGACGACGATCAATCCATCTATGGTTGGCGAGGAGCCAAGCCTTATAACTTGGAAGAGTTTCTGACGCGCATGCCAGGAACTCAGTTGATAAAACTGGAAGAAAACTACCGTTCAACCAGTGCGATTTTGAATGCAGCCAACGCCATTATCTCCAACAATGATCGGCGACTCGGCAAGACCCTGATCTCGAAAGCAGGGGCTGGCCAGCTTGTTCGAGTCATACGAACCACAAGCGACCGCTACGAAGCCGACTTAGTCATTCATCAGATCGAACACAGAGTACGCCAAGGAAGAAACTTGAACGACATTGCCATCTTAATGCGGGCCAATGCACAATCGAGACCCTTCGAAGAAGCCCTTCGCTTTGCACAGCTGCCTTATCGGCTAGTCGGTGGCGTCAAGTTCTACGACCGAAAAGAGATCAAAGACATTTTATCGATTTTAAGAACAGCCGTGAATCCTAAAAGCGACTTAGACCTTGTGCGGGCCTTGCTTGGAACGAAGCAAGGAGTCGGAGCAACGAGCGTTAGCAAAGCACAAAGCCATGCTGCCGTCCTCGAGATTTCGCTTTTTGAAGTATTTCGGTCTTCTGAAAAATTAGCCCACGCAGGCCTGTCTAAAAAAACAGCTGAAAAAATCGTCGCCTTTTCCAAAGCCCTTGAAGAGCTGGGCCAAGCTTCGCTCAATGCAGCGCAAGCCATCCAAAGAGCACTCGATATCAGCGGTCGTGAAGAAAAAATTGAGGAAGAACGCTTAGAAAACTTAGAACAACTTATTTCAGCGGCTCAACAATACGTTGAAGATTGCGAAGTTTACGATCAGGATCCATCGATTTTAGGCTTTTTAGAAAACGCCGCTCTGCTGTCCAGCGTTGACGAGATGAACAATCGAGAACATACGTACGGAGCGGTCACGCTTATGACCCTGCACGCCGCGAAAGGTCTTGAGTTTCATACAGTCTACATGGTTGGCATGGAAGAATACGGGTTTCCCCATGCACGAGCCCTAGAGGATACTGCCAAACCCGATGATTTGGAAGAAGAACGCCGATTGGCCTACGTTGGAATGACTCGAGCCCGAGAAGAACTCATTTTAACCTATGCCACTCGTAGACTGATTCGAGGCCAGATCAAAGGACGTGCTCCGAGTCGATTCCTGCGTGAGCTTCCCAAGGATTGGGTTACTGGAGATTTGCCTTACCAGACCTTTTCCTAA
- the alaS gene encoding alanine--tRNA ligase, with protein sequence MHSTLIRQKFLEFFHRKGHEVIASSPLLPQDDPTLLFVNAGMVPFKDVFTGQEKRFYTRATSSQKCVRAGGKHNDLENVGRTARHHTFFEMLGNFSFGDYFKKEACAYAWEFLTQELHMDPKKLFITVFGGEGTLPPDTEAEEIWKQIGVPSHQISRKGAADNFWSMGDTGPCGPCTEIHYDRGEGEDEGDRRMEFWNLVFMQYERKADGTLVPLPAPSVDTGMGLERVTTILNGLQSNYDTDLLKSLVDFCARQSGKNYQASDLEDDVSMRVIADHSRATTFLIADGVLPSNDGRGYVLRRIMRRAIRHGARLGFKQAFFQEVCAQVVAQYQSIYPELNQAKALIQKVVLQEEESFRRTLGRGLELFHQAIKSLKPGDSLDGAVVFKLYETYGFPADLTEILAEEKKLNLDWVSFEKAKKAHEAASAGDLGLKGIDDRYKQWADQFGMSEFDDVPELGVQVLAVHGNEILLEKTPFYAESGGQIGDTGTLENKDAYIRVLDTKKIAGLSIHRVQVLSGSVSEGDFLKARVDTERRDQIRRHHSATHLLHAALRQKFGDHLTQKGSWVSFEKLRFDFSHFEAIAPADLLEVERQVNAWILENKMARSEIMPLEEAKQKGAMALFGEKYAQKVRVVELGSHSIELCGGTHVARTGDMGSFRIISEGPLAAGVRRIEAVVGQAAVSMGQSEHESLSQIAKMLGSSVTQTVEKLSALQAELKELKKKLEQAQDRDSSQRAAQLVSKIRDCHGISLIAEKLENIEVKQLQHFADELRNQMKSGIVVLGLQSSAQKCSLLVAITPDLVGRYHAGHLVGKLAEKIGGKGGGRPDFAQAGGTQPENLSEALENAQALILGQ encoded by the coding sequence ATGCATAGCACTTTGATTCGTCAAAAGTTCTTGGAATTTTTCCATCGTAAAGGCCATGAGGTGATTGCGAGCAGTCCCTTGCTGCCGCAGGACGACCCGACCCTATTGTTCGTCAACGCCGGTATGGTACCATTCAAAGATGTGTTTACCGGTCAAGAAAAGCGCTTTTATACCCGCGCTACCAGCAGCCAAAAGTGTGTTCGAGCCGGTGGAAAACACAATGACCTGGAAAACGTCGGTCGGACGGCTCGACATCATACGTTCTTTGAAATGTTGGGCAATTTTTCGTTTGGTGATTACTTTAAGAAAGAGGCGTGTGCTTACGCTTGGGAGTTCTTGACGCAAGAGCTTCACATGGATCCGAAAAAGCTCTTTATAACGGTTTTTGGAGGAGAAGGCACTTTGCCGCCCGATACAGAAGCCGAAGAAATTTGGAAGCAAATCGGGGTTCCAAGCCACCAGATCAGTCGCAAAGGTGCTGCGGATAATTTTTGGTCCATGGGCGATACGGGTCCTTGCGGCCCTTGTACAGAGATTCATTACGATCGCGGAGAAGGGGAAGATGAAGGGGATCGGCGGATGGAGTTTTGGAATCTTGTGTTCATGCAATACGAGCGAAAAGCCGATGGGACTCTCGTGCCTTTGCCTGCGCCTAGCGTCGATACTGGAATGGGTCTGGAGCGGGTGACCACGATTTTGAATGGCCTTCAAAGCAACTACGATACGGATCTTCTCAAAAGTTTGGTCGATTTTTGTGCTCGTCAATCGGGAAAAAACTACCAAGCGAGCGATTTGGAAGACGATGTTTCCATGCGGGTCATTGCGGATCACAGCCGAGCGACGACTTTTTTGATTGCAGATGGAGTTTTGCCAAGTAACGATGGGCGAGGCTATGTGTTGAGGCGAATTATGCGGCGCGCGATTCGGCACGGAGCCCGATTGGGTTTTAAACAAGCGTTCTTTCAGGAAGTATGCGCGCAAGTGGTCGCTCAATATCAAAGCATTTACCCGGAGCTCAACCAAGCAAAGGCTTTAATTCAAAAAGTTGTTTTGCAAGAAGAAGAGAGTTTCCGTCGAACCTTAGGGCGTGGGCTCGAATTGTTTCATCAAGCCATCAAGTCCTTGAAGCCGGGAGATAGTTTGGATGGAGCGGTCGTTTTTAAGCTTTACGAAACCTATGGATTTCCGGCTGATTTGACCGAAATTTTAGCCGAAGAAAAAAAGCTTAATCTGGATTGGGTCTCGTTTGAAAAGGCTAAAAAGGCCCATGAAGCGGCTTCTGCCGGGGATTTGGGTCTCAAAGGGATCGATGATCGCTACAAACAATGGGCGGATCAATTTGGGATGAGTGAATTTGACGATGTGCCTGAACTCGGCGTTCAAGTATTGGCGGTGCATGGAAACGAGATTTTGCTGGAAAAAACACCCTTCTACGCGGAGTCTGGAGGCCAGATTGGAGATACCGGCACGCTCGAAAACAAAGACGCTTATATTCGAGTCCTCGATACGAAAAAAATTGCAGGGTTGTCGATTCACCGTGTTCAAGTTCTTTCTGGCTCTGTCTCTGAGGGTGATTTCTTGAAAGCACGAGTGGATACAGAGCGACGGGATCAAATCAGACGCCATCATTCAGCAACGCATCTATTGCACGCAGCTCTACGTCAAAAATTCGGAGACCATTTAACCCAAAAAGGATCTTGGGTGAGTTTTGAAAAGCTTCGTTTTGATTTTTCGCATTTTGAAGCCATTGCACCCGCCGACTTGCTGGAAGTTGAGCGACAGGTCAACGCTTGGATTTTGGAAAACAAAATGGCTCGATCCGAGATCATGCCTCTGGAGGAGGCAAAACAAAAAGGGGCGATGGCGCTTTTTGGCGAGAAGTATGCTCAAAAGGTTCGAGTTGTGGAGCTGGGTTCGCATTCGATTGAGTTGTGTGGTGGCACGCATGTGGCTCGAACCGGAGATATGGGATCTTTCCGAATCATTTCAGAGGGGCCTTTAGCGGCCGGTGTTCGGCGCATTGAGGCGGTTGTAGGGCAAGCTGCGGTTTCGATGGGGCAGAGCGAGCATGAATCATTGAGCCAAATCGCTAAGATGCTTGGAAGCTCTGTGACGCAAACGGTCGAAAAATTATCTGCTCTGCAAGCAGAACTCAAAGAGTTGAAAAAAAAGCTAGAGCAAGCGCAAGATCGAGACTCATCTCAACGTGCTGCTCAGCTTGTTTCGAAGATACGAGATTGCCATGGAATCTCGTTGATTGCTGAGAAACTTGAAAATATCGAAGTCAAGCAGCTCCAGCATTTTGCAGATGAGCTCCGAAACCAAATGAAGTCCGGGATTGTTGTTTTAGGACTTCAAAGCAGTGCTCAGAAATGCAGCTTGTTGGTAGCGATAACGCCTGATTTGGTAGGTCGCTATCACGCGGGCCACTTGGTTGGCAAGCTTGCAGAGAAGATTGGGGGAAAAGGTGGAGGACGACCGGATTTCGCCCAGGCAGGCGGCACGCAACCAGAAAATTTGTCTGAGGCCTTAGAAAACGCTCAAGCGCTCATCTTGGGTCAGTAG